One genomic segment of Aythya fuligula isolate bAytFul2 chromosome 5, bAytFul2.pri, whole genome shotgun sequence includes these proteins:
- the ERH gene encoding enhancer of rudimentary homolog, with protein sequence MSHTILLVQPTKRPEGRTYADYESVNECMEGVCKMYEEHLKRMNPNSPSITYDISQLFDFIDDLADLSCLVYRADTQTYQPYNKDWIKEKIYVLLRRQAQQASK encoded by the exons ATG tctcaCACAATTCTACTTGTTCAGCCTACCAAGAGGCCAGAAGGCAGAACATATGCTGATTATGAATCGGTGAATGAGTGCATGGAAG GAGTCTGTAAAATGTATGAAGAGCATCTGAAGAGAATGAATCCCAACAGTCCATCCATTACATATGATATCAGCCAGTTGTTTGACTTCATTGATGACTTGGCAGACCTCAGCTGTCTTGT ttACCGTGCTGACACTCAGACATACCAGCCGTACAATAAAGACTGGATAAAGGAGAAGATCTATGTCCTCCTCCGCAGGCAGGCCcagcaagcaagcaaataa